TCTCATCTAACCTGAACCAATACGAACTCACCGTAAGCGAAGTCCATCACAACCCCTCGGCCAGTGTTCTCTACGAGCACGCCATCCGCTACGAGAAAGATGCCCACATCGCCCAGAACGGCGCGCTCGTAGCCTACTCCGGCACCAAGACCGGACGTTCGCCCAAGGACAAACGCGTCGTCAAACAAAACCCCTCGGAAAATGAGGTCTGGTGGGGCCCGGTTAACATCCCGCTCGATCCACACGCATTCGCCATCAACCGCGAGCGCGCCCGCGACTACCTCAACACCCGCGAACGCCTCTACTGCTTCGACGGCTTTGCCGGCTGGGATCCGAACTACCGAATCAAGGTCCGGGTTATCTGCTCGCGACCCTATCACGCCCTCTTCATCCACACCATGCTCATCCGGCCCACCAAGGAGGAAGTGGAAAACTTCGGCGCGCCCGACTTCGTCATCTACAACGCCGGCACTTTCCCGGCAAACCGCCTCACCGCGGGCATGGGCTCCAAAACCAGCGTCGACCTGAGCCTCGAAGACAAGGAACTCGTCATCCTTGGCACTGAGTACGCCGGTGAGATGAAGAAAGGCGTGTTCACCATGATGAATTACCTCGCCCCCAAACGCGGCGTGCTCTCGATGCACTGCTCCGCAACCGCAGACAAGGAAACGGGTCGTTCCTCGCTTTTGTTCGGCCTTAGCGGGACCGGCAAAACCACCCTCTCGGCCGACCCCAAGCGCCTGCTCATCGGTGATGACGAGCATTGCTGGAGTGACGAAGGCATCTTCAACATCGAAGGGGGCTGCTACGCGAAAGCGATCAATCTCACGCCCGAGACCGAACCC
Above is a genomic segment from Verrucomicrobiota bacterium containing:
- the pckA gene encoding phosphoenolpyruvate carboxykinase (ATP); protein product: MNQYELTVSEVHHNPSASVLYEHAIRYEKDAHIAQNGALVAYSGTKTGRSPKDKRVVKQNPSENEVWWGPVNIPLDPHAFAINRERARDYLNTRERLYCFDGFAGWDPNYRIKVRVICSRPYHALFIHTMLIRPTKEEVENFGAPDFVIYNAGTFPANRLTAGMGSKTSVDLSLEDKELVILGTEYAGEMKKGVFTMMNYLAPKRGVLSMHCSATADKETGRSSLLFGLSGTGKTTLSADPKRLLIGDDEHCWSDEGIFNIEGGCYAKAINLTPETEPDIFQALRFGAVLENVVLDEDRLVDYRDVSITENTRGAYPIEFIDNAKIPCVAGHPADIIFLTCDAFGVLPPVSSLSPAQAMYHFVSGYTAKVAGTEVGVKEPSATFSPCFGGPFLVWHPNKYAELLAAKMKKHGTRVWLVNTGWSGGAYGTGKRLRLAHTRAIIDAIHGGDLAHAKTQRDPVFGLAVVTECPNVPSEILIPRNTWSDKAAYEATAKKLAGLFSEHFAAYEGGAGADVKAAGPVA